Part of the Gemmatimonas sp. genome is shown below.
CGGCGAGATGACCCCTGTGTATCGGTTCGACCACGATGCGGTACAGGTCGGGAGCGGGCGGGTCATTCGGAAGGAAGGAGCGGCACCTGCGCCCCGGCAGTGCGCGGCAGATCACCGGTGAGCCGCGGATCCGAAGCCACTTCCACCGCACGGCGATGTGGGATGAAGCCGGCACGCTGGTAGAAGGCCACCGCCTGCGGATGATCGAGCGTGCAGGTGTGCACATGCAGGCGATGGATGGGACGGTGCCAGGCGCGTATGAGCGCCTCGCTCATGAGCCAGCGACCGACTCCCTGCCCCACCCGATCGGCCACGAGGCCGAAGAATGCCAGTTCACATTCAGCCGGCGCTCGGAAATCCAGTTCAAGCAGGCCAATGTCCTGGGCCCCATCGCACACCGCGTACGCCTCCACGTCGGTATCGCCCAGCAGCGCCTCGAGTATCTCGCGCGGCATCCGCAGGCGTGAGAACCACAGCCACGGCGCCCCCACCGTGCGAAAAAGCTCGCGGTAACGGTCCACATCGGTGGCGCCCAGGCGCTCGAGACTGAACGCGACTGTCTCGCGACCCGTGTGTACGTTCGCGGGTGGCGACGTCATCTCGAGGAAGGTCACCACACTCGCGATGTGACCGGGCGGCACCAATGTGTATCCCAGGGGGAGTTCGGGGAAATTCGACATCGGTGGAGACTACCTCGTTGCAGCCGAACGTGGCGCCGCTGGGGGGCTGCCGACGCTCGCACGACCAGCAGGCTTTGCCGACGGCCGCATGCGCGGCAGAAACCGCCCCGGCAAGGCACCGGTCATGACGCCCGCGCGCAATACGAAGGTGCCGTTCACCAGTACGTGCACCACCCCGTCGGCGTAGTGATGCGGATCGGTATACTGGGCGCGATCTGCGATGGAATCCGGATGGAAGACCACCACATCGGCGGCCATCCCTGGCGCGAGCGTTCCGCGGTTGGCCTGCGCCAGCCACGCTGCCGGCATCTGCGTCATGCGCCGTACCGCCTCCAGCAGCGTGAGCGTGCGTCGCTCGCGCACATAGCGCGACAGCACGCGCGGAAATGACCCATAGCTGCGCGGATGCGGGTACCCGATGCCGGGCGTCACCAGATCGCCGTCGGTTTCGAACATGGCGCGGGGATGCCGGATGAAACGCTCGATATCGCCCTCGTCCATCCCCGTGAACACGCCGATGAAGCCGCCCTTGAGCTGCAGGGCGATGAGCGCCTCCACGGCAGCCTCCACGGTGCGGGGCTGGCCGAGGGTATCGAGGTAGTCGGCCAAGGTGCGGCCGGCCAGCTCCGGATGCGCGGCGACCTCGCGGAAGCGAATCGTCTCCGGACCGGGCCCGGTCTGCCGCGGAAAGAGCGCGCGCATCTCGCGCACGAGCCGCGCCCGCGTGGGCCGGTCGGCCACGCGCTTCGCGAATGCCGGCGGGCCGTCGGCGAGCGCCCACGCCGGAAACATGAGATCGGAGTAGGTGCTGTACGCGTCGTAGGGGTACACATCGAACGCCACGGCGGTACCGGCGGCGGCAGCCGAGTCGAGCAGCGCGAGGATGCGCGCGCTCCACCCCCACTGGGCCGCACCCGTAACCTTGAGGTGATTGATCTGCACGGGAATACCGGCCGCGTTGCCCACGTCGAGCGTCTGCTGGACCGAGGTCAGCACACCCGCGCCTTCATCGCGCATGTGCGTGACGTAGACACCGCCGTACGCAGCCGCCACGCGGGTCAGCGCCATGATCTCCGGCGGCTCGGCGTAGGTGGCCGGTGTGTACTCCAGCCCGGTGGCGAGGCCAAGCGCCCCCTGCTGCATGGACGAGTCCACGAGCGCCGTCATCCACGCGAGCTCTGCCGGGGTGGGGGCGCGATTGGCGAGCCCCATGACGCGCTTGCGGATCCAGGTATGGCCCGAGAACAGTCCCACGTTGGGGGCCATGCGTACACGCGCCATGTACTGATCGAGCGGAAACGGCTGGTCCTGACTGTGCTGCGGCGCCAGGATGGTGGTGATTCCCTGCCGAATGAAGTTCTCGGCCAGTGGATGCGAGTCCAGCGTCACCAGGTGTGCGTGATTGTCCCAGAACCCTGGCGCCACCACGTGCCCGTGCACGTCCACGATCGTCTTTGCACCACGCGCGTTGAGCGCCGGACCAATGGCCGCGATGGAATCGCCCACGATGGCCACGTCGGCCACCACGGCCGCTGCTCCGGTGCCATCCACCACCGTGCCTCCCGTGAGCAGCACATCGTACACCGGTGGCGCCGTACAGGCGGCCAGCAGCGCCGCGCAGGATACCGCCACACGCCGCGCCCCCCGCACCGGCAGGCGTGAATCTCTCCCGTTCATCATGGCACGGGCTCCGGTTGCACCCGCAAGCCCGTGAGCCCGCCCTGCGGGCCACGCGAAACGATCACCCGATAGCGCTCACGGCCGAACCACGCGTAGTACTCGGTCTCCACGTCGTCGCCAAGCATCCGATGCGTGAGATACTCCATGCGAGTGGGAGCACCCTTGCCGCTCAGCAGCGAGGTCACGGCCGCCTTGAGCCGAGGAAAGATCGTCTGTCGCACGAAGGCAAAGTCGGCGAGTTCGAGCTGGCCACTGGCGACCTTGCCAAGCATGCGCGCCACATACGCCGTGGCCGCCGTGTCTGGATCGGCGCGTGGCGTGGTCACCGGTGGCACCGGCGCCAGCGTCGTGTCGAAGAGCGCGGCCACCGCCGACGCGATCATCGCCGGCGCCATGGTGCGCCCGTTGGACAGCACCACGATGCTGAGATCACTGCCGACGTAGTACGAATTCTGGGTCACGAACCCTTGCCACGTGCCGCCATGCTCGTACAGCGGCGCACCACCGGCCTCACCGATGAACCAGCCGAAGCCATAGGGATGCGTGCGACCGCTGTTGAGGGTCATGGGCGTGAAGATTCGCCGCCAGCTTTCGGGGCTGAGCAGGGCGCGGGCACGCACGGCCCGGTTCCAGGCCAGCATGTCGCGCAACGACAGCAACAGTGAACCATCGGCGGTGGTGTTGAGCTGCGGTGCCACCCAGGTCGCATGTTCCCATCCCCCCGGCACGGGCACGTATCCGCGCGCCCGATGCGGGATGACCTGACTCTCGGTGATGACACGCACCGTGGGCATCCCCGCCGGCGTGAAGAGGCGCTGGCGCAGGTACTCGTGGTACGGCATGCCGCTCACGCGAGTCATGATGATGCCGAGCACCACGTAGCCGGTGTTCGAGTAGTTCCAGCGCGTACCGGGCGTGAACTCCAGCGGGAGTGCCGCCGCCATGCGCAGCAGCTCCTCGTCGGTATAGTCGCGCCGATAGTCGAATCCGTCGCCGGTGTAGTCGGGCAATCCCGAGCTGTGGTCGAGCAGATGGCGCAGCCGAATGGGCTCCCACGCAGCCGGCGCATTGGGCAGATAGCGGCGCACCGAGGCCTCGAGATCCAGTTTGCCGTCTTCCACCAGCGCCATGATGCCGGCACTCGTGAACTGCTTGCCCATGGACCCCGACTGGAAGATCGTTTCCTCGGTAACGGGCGTCTGATGTTCGAGCTCCGCGACGCCGTACCCCCGTGCCAGCAGCACGTCTCCGCGGCGCATGACGGCCAACGCCACTCCCGGCGCGCGCAGCCGCTCCATGGTGTGGCGCACCACGGAGTCCACGGCGGCCATGGTGGGGGTGCCGGTGCGGCGCAGGGCCCACGGCAGGGTGAGCGGCGCCGCCGTTGGCCAGACGCGATCGAGCGTACCGCCCCGGTACAGCGTTCCGCCCTTCATCACGTACGCCACCTCTCGCGTGTGGCGAATGTCGTGCAGCGGATTCCCGTCGAGCACCACCAGATCCGCCACCTTCCCCGCTTCGAGGCTGCCCAGCTCCTGCTCGAGCCCCAGCGCGTACGCCCCTTCCATGGTCGCCACGCGCAGCACCTCGTGCGGGTGCATGCCGCCACGCGCGAGCAGCGCCATCTCCCAGTGATTGGACAAGCCCTGGACTTCACCGTGGCCGCCCAGGCCGATGTGTCCGCCAGCGCGCAGCACGGCCGCGGCACCCGCGGCCACCTCACGATCCTGATAGTCCTCCGGGGGAAACCAGAGCAGCCGACTGGAGCTGCGCTGAAAGAGCTGCCCGTCGGGAAACCAGCGCTCCACCCGCGCATCCTCGTGCGGCCGCTCTTCGGCGAGGAGGCGATACACCGGCAATGCCGCGCCGAAGCTCACCACCACGGTGGGCGTATTCACGATGCCGGTGCGCGCGAACAGCTGGATGAGGTCATCGTGGAGCGGCGCTTCCGGCACCGCATGCTCGAGGCCGCTGAAGCCATCGATGGCGTGCGTGATGTCTTCCTTGCCGTCGGCCGCCCCCTCCGTGGTGGGCATCATGCCCAACTCACGCGCCGCCTCGATGAGCCATTGCCGCTGCTGACGATTGCCCACCTGATAGGCCTTGATGTAGGGCGTGCGATATACGTCGCGGTAGCGCGCCAGCGTGCGCCGCATGTCGTCGAGCGTTTGGGAGTCGATGCTGCCGAAGACACCCGGCCCCGTGGAGAAGACGCGCGGACTCGGTACGCCATCGGCCTCCACCATGTCGGCGACCGCGAAGATGTCGGGTGACACCTGGGGGTCGCGCACGGTCGTGACACCCATGGCGAGATTGGCCAGTCCGTTGGTGGATTCGGGCTGCGGGAGGTCGGCTACCGTGAGTGTCCCCTGCCCCGACCCCCAATGCGCGTGGAGATCGATGTAGCCGGGCACGATGAACTTGCCGCGCACGTCGATCACGCGCGCCTCGGCAGGCAGGGGGCGCGCGTCACGCGCACCCACATGCACGATGCGACCGTTGGTCACCTGCACATCGGCGTTGGCCATGACTTCCGTGCCGCGCATGGTGATGGCGGTCGCACCGCGCAGGACGACGGTGCCCACGGCCTTGGCTCGCGGCAGCGACACGGGAACGGGCACGGCAACGCTGGTGCCGGCAGGCGCGGCGTTTCGCGCGGCGGGACCCAGCAGCTGCACCGCGCCACCCTGGGCGGGAACGCGCACCTGTTGTGCATCGGCGGGCACACCACCAGGGGGCGCCGAGAGTGTGGAGGCGAGCGGCGCCGTGGTGGCCGTGATGGTCGCCCCATCATCGCTCCAGCGCGGTGCGTGCCAGAACGCCGGCGTGGCACTGAGACGCACCGGCGCGCCGCGCCCGTCCGCGCGCGCCTTCCACAGGGCGCCTCCCTCTTCGCTCCACGTCACGTAGGCGATCCAGCGCGCATCGGGAGACCACGCGGGCATGAATTCGCGCGCCTGCGGGGTACGCGTGAGCCGCTGCGGGGCCCCACCGGTCGTGCTGGTCAGCCAGATGCGACCGAGTGCGGAGAAGGCTCGGCGACCGTCGCGGGCCGTGGCCACATGGTGCGCCATCCGCGCGGACACGGCCCCGGTATCGAGCCGCTGCGGCGCGCGCAGCGTGGGCGTTACCTCGAGGGACACGCTCGCGGTGAACGGAATGACGGTGTCGCTGCCGTCGCGCACGCCGAGTCGGTGAATGCGGCCGCCGAAGGCCGCGTACAGCCAGCGACCGTCGGGCGAGAAGGCCGCGTTCGGTAGCACATCGCGCGAGGCGCGCGACTCCAGCTGATGACGGTCTACGGGATACGCGAGCCACCGTTCGGCGCCGGTGGCGAGATCGCGCGCCTTGAGCCCCGTGCGCCCCTCACGCACGGTGCCGTAGACAAGCGTGCCGCCGTCGGGCGACAGCAACGGCTTCATGGCGGGCATGCCCTCCACCACGACCGGCGTGGGCGCCCCCCCAGCCACCGGCACGCGGAGAATGTTGCTGCTCGGGCCGTTGCGGCTGCCGTAGGGGCGCGGCGTAACGGAGCTGAACCAGAGACTCTGGCCATCGGGACTCGGCAGGGGGCCGTACGGGCCGGGCGCCGGCGCCGAGACCAGCGGCTGCGCCGGGCCGTTGGTGTTCTCCAGCAGTCGGGTGCCCTCACCGGTGGCCACGTCGTAGCGCCAGAGCTCGGCCGCGCGGGTGGTGTAGGGCGTGGTCACCGTCACGACGATGGCGCGTCCATCGCGCGTCCACGCGGGCGACAACATGCCGGCGCGTGGCAGGCGGGTGAGCGGTCGCGCACCCGACCCATCGGCGTTGGCGATCCACACGTTGTCGGAGCCACTCTCGTCACTGATGTAGACCAGCTGTGCTCCCGTTGGCGAGTAGCGCGGCTGCGACTGGAACGCCCGCCCGGTCAGCAGCGGCTGGGCGCGACCACCAGCAACCGGCAGCGTGTACAGCTCGCCCAGCAGTTCGACGACGAGGGTGCGCCCATCGGGACTGACGTCGAGCGATACCCACGTGCCTTCGGTGGTGGTGAAGGCGACCGTACGGAACGGCGCCGCGGCGGACGGTGTCGACGCCGGCAGCGCCTGCGCCGGCGGCGCCTGCGCGGACAGCACCGGCGCGGACAGCGCCGCGGATGACAGGAAGGTGGCAGCAAGCGCCGTGGGAAGATGTCGCATGAATGACTCCGATCAGCCGGTAACGAGACGACGTACCTGTTCGCGGGCGA
Proteins encoded:
- a CDS encoding serine hydrolase, producing the protein MRHLPTALAATFLSSAALSAPVLSAQAPPAQALPASTPSAAAPFRTVAFTTTEGTWVSLDVSPDGRTLVVELLGELYTLPVAGGRAQPLLTGRAFQSQPRYSPTGAQLVYISDESGSDNVWIANADGSGARPLTRLPRAGMLSPAWTRDGRAIVVTVTTPYTTRAAELWRYDVATGEGTRLLENTNGPAQPLVSAPAPGPYGPLPSPDGQSLWFSSVTPRPYGSRNGPSSNILRVPVAGGAPTPVVVEGMPAMKPLLSPDGGTLVYGTVREGRTGLKARDLATGAERWLAYPVDRHQLESRASRDVLPNAAFSPDGRWLYAAFGGRIHRLGVRDGSDTVIPFTASVSLEVTPTLRAPQRLDTGAVSARMAHHVATARDGRRAFSALGRIWLTSTTGGAPQRLTRTPQAREFMPAWSPDARWIAYVTWSEEGGALWKARADGRGAPVRLSATPAFWHAPRWSDDGATITATTAPLASTLSAPPGGVPADAQQVRVPAQGGAVQLLGPAARNAAPAGTSVAVPVPVSLPRAKAVGTVVLRGATAITMRGTEVMANADVQVTNGRIVHVGARDARPLPAEARVIDVRGKFIVPGYIDLHAHWGSGQGTLTVADLPQPESTNGLANLAMGVTTVRDPQVSPDIFAVADMVEADGVPSPRVFSTGPGVFGSIDSQTLDDMRRTLARYRDVYRTPYIKAYQVGNRQQRQWLIEAARELGMMPTTEGAADGKEDITHAIDGFSGLEHAVPEAPLHDDLIQLFARTGIVNTPTVVVSFGAALPVYRLLAEERPHEDARVERWFPDGQLFQRSSSRLLWFPPEDYQDREVAAGAAAVLRAGGHIGLGGHGEVQGLSNHWEMALLARGGMHPHEVLRVATMEGAYALGLEQELGSLEAGKVADLVVLDGNPLHDIRHTREVAYVMKGGTLYRGGTLDRVWPTAAPLTLPWALRRTGTPTMAAVDSVVRHTMERLRAPGVALAVMRRGDVLLARGYGVAELEHQTPVTEETIFQSGSMGKQFTSAGIMALVEDGKLDLEASVRRYLPNAPAAWEPIRLRHLLDHSSGLPDYTGDGFDYRRDYTDEELLRMAAALPLEFTPGTRWNYSNTGYVVLGIIMTRVSGMPYHEYLRQRLFTPAGMPTVRVITESQVIPHRARGYVPVPGGWEHATWVAPQLNTTADGSLLLSLRDMLAWNRAVRARALLSPESWRRIFTPMTLNSGRTHPYGFGWFIGEAGGAPLYEHGGTWQGFVTQNSYYVGSDLSIVVLSNGRTMAPAMIASAVAALFDTTLAPVPPVTTPRADPDTAATAYVARMLGKVASGQLELADFAFVRQTIFPRLKAAVTSLLSGKGAPTRMEYLTHRMLGDDVETEYYAWFGRERYRVIVSRGPQGGLTGLRVQPEPVP
- a CDS encoding GNAT family N-acetyltransferase, which codes for MSNFPELPLGYTLVPPGHIASVVTFLEMTSPPANVHTGRETVAFSLERLGATDVDRYRELFRTVGAPWLWFSRLRMPREILEALLGDTDVEAYAVCDGAQDIGLLELDFRAPAECELAFFGLVADRVGQGVGRWLMSEALIRAWHRPIHRLHVHTCTLDHPQAVAFYQRAGFIPHRRAVEVASDPRLTGDLPRTAGAQVPLLPSE
- a CDS encoding amidohydrolase family protein, producing MMNGRDSRLPVRGARRVAVSCAALLAACTAPPVYDVLLTGGTVVDGTGAAAVVADVAIVGDSIAAIGPALNARGAKTIVDVHGHVVAPGFWDNHAHLVTLDSHPLAENFIRQGITTILAPQHSQDQPFPLDQYMARVRMAPNVGLFSGHTWIRKRVMGLANRAPTPAELAWMTALVDSSMQQGALGLATGLEYTPATYAEPPEIMALTRVAAAYGGVYVTHMRDEGAGVLTSVQQTLDVGNAAGIPVQINHLKVTGAAQWGWSARILALLDSAAAAGTAVAFDVYPYDAYSTYSDLMFPAWALADGPPAFAKRVADRPTRARLVREMRALFPRQTGPGPETIRFREVAAHPELAGRTLADYLDTLGQPRTVEAAVEALIALQLKGGFIGVFTGMDEGDIERFIRHPRAMFETDGDLVTPGIGYPHPRSYGSFPRVLSRYVRERRTLTLLEAVRRMTQMPAAWLAQANRGTLAPGMAADVVVFHPDSIADRAQYTDPHHYADGVVHVLVNGTFVLRAGVMTGALPGRFLPRMRPSAKPAGRASVGSPPAAPRSAATR